The Teredinibacter sp. KSP-S5-2 genome includes a window with the following:
- a CDS encoding FAD-dependent oxidoreductase, translating to MGNRLHNDFQFLDVGRKDPDKKDVSTRKTEFVEIYKPFTEEQVADQSERCLGCGNPYCEWKCPVHNYIPNWLKLVAEGNVMEAADLCHQTNSLPEVCGRVCPQDRLCEGACTLNDGFGAVTIGNTEKYITDTAFALGWKPDMSKVVWTDKKVAVIGAGPAGLGCADILVRNGVKPVVFDRYPEIGGLLTFGIPEFKLEKTVMSRRREVFTEMGVEFRLNTEVGKDISIEEILEEYDAVFMGMGTYTYMKGGFPGEDLPGVYDALPFLISNVNRNLGFEKDASEFISVQGKKVVVLGGGDTAMDCNRTSIRQQAESVTCAYRRDEENMPGSRREVQNAKEEGVEFLFNRQPIAIVGKDKVEGVKVVTTQLGEPDENGRRRPEPIPGSEEVLPADVVLVAFGFKPSPAPWFEKHGIKVNHWGGVEAPEKQQYKFQTSNSKVFAGGDMVRGSDLVVTAIWEGREAAEGILEYLDL from the coding sequence ATGGGTAACCGTTTACATAACGATTTCCAATTTCTTGATGTTGGTCGGAAGGATCCTGATAAAAAGGATGTTTCCACCCGAAAAACAGAATTTGTGGAAATCTACAAACCCTTCACCGAAGAGCAGGTTGCTGACCAATCTGAACGGTGTTTAGGCTGCGGTAATCCTTACTGTGAGTGGAAGTGTCCCGTTCATAACTATATTCCAAACTGGCTGAAGCTGGTTGCAGAAGGCAATGTGATGGAGGCGGCAGATCTTTGTCATCAAACCAACTCTTTGCCCGAGGTTTGTGGTCGTGTTTGCCCTCAAGATCGTTTATGTGAAGGTGCGTGTACCTTGAATGATGGTTTTGGTGCGGTAACCATCGGTAATACTGAGAAATATATTACTGACACAGCTTTTGCTTTGGGCTGGAAGCCGGACATGTCAAAAGTGGTATGGACGGATAAAAAAGTCGCGGTTATTGGGGCTGGCCCCGCTGGTTTGGGGTGTGCAGATATCCTAGTCCGCAACGGTGTGAAACCTGTGGTGTTTGATCGTTATCCTGAAATTGGTGGGCTGCTGACGTTTGGTATTCCTGAATTCAAATTAGAAAAAACCGTCATGTCTCGTCGTCGTGAAGTTTTCACCGAAATGGGTGTGGAATTCCGATTAAATACCGAAGTGGGTAAAGATATTTCCATAGAAGAAATTCTTGAAGAGTATGATGCGGTATTCATGGGTATGGGGACCTACACCTACATGAAAGGTGGTTTCCCTGGAGAAGACCTTCCTGGTGTTTACGACGCACTTCCATTTTTGATTTCTAACGTTAATCGTAACTTGGGTTTTGAAAAAGACGCCTCGGAATTCATTAGCGTACAAGGTAAAAAAGTGGTTGTCCTCGGTGGCGGTGATACCGCTATGGACTGTAATCGCACCTCTATTCGTCAACAGGCAGAGAGTGTTACTTGTGCTTATCGTCGTGACGAAGAAAATATGCCTGGTTCTCGCCGTGAAGTACAGAATGCCAAAGAAGAAGGCGTTGAGTTTTTATTTAACCGTCAACCTATTGCGATAGTTGGGAAAGATAAAGTCGAAGGGGTTAAAGTTGTAACCACTCAGCTTGGTGAGCCAGATGAAAATGGTCGACGTAGACCCGAACCTATTCCCGGTAGCGAAGAGGTTCTTCCTGCGGATGTTGTATTAGTGGCATTTGGTTTTAAACCCAGCCCGGCTCCATGGTTTGAAAAGCATGGTATTAAGGTTAATCACTGGGGTGGTGTTGAGGCGCCAGAAAAACAGCAGTACAAGTTCCAAACCAGTAATTCGAAAGTATTTGCCGGTGGTGATATGGTTCGTGGTTCTGACCTTGTGGTAACAGCTATTTGGGAAGGGCGTGAAGCTGCTGAAGGTATTTTGGAATATCTCGATCTTTAA
- the gltB gene encoding glutamate synthase large subunit — MSTGLYRLDEFKDNCGFGLIAHLKGDKSHKLLKTAIEALTCMTHRGGIAADGKTGDGCGLLLQKPDGFLRAVAKQDANMELSASYGVGSIMLNRDEEKAEAAKKIVAEELAAQGLTDIGWREVPTDSACLGPIALESLPYIYHVFINSEGLTDQELNAKLFVARRKSEIRLASDDAFYVASLSSQVLSYKGLMMPVDLPRFYADLADERLETAICVFHQRFSTNTLPKWPLAQPFRLLAHNGEINTIMGNRNWSVARTKKFQTDLLPNLEEIVPLVNRTGSDSSSLDNMLELLLIGGMDLHRAARMLVPPAWQNVEQMDQDLKAFYEYNSMHIEPWDGPAGLVLTDGRYAVCTLDRNGLRPSRWVITKDDIITVASEIGVYDYKPEDVVAKGRLGPGQILSVDTETGTLSHTKDIDEQLKNGQPYQEWLSKNAIRIESKLDSDTPENGMNEAEVSTAMKMYQATFEECDQVLRPLAEAGQEAVGSMGDDTPMAVLSEKQRSPYEYFRQQFAQVTNPPIDPLREAIVMSLETCIGRELSVFDETEEHANRVILTSPVLSPAKFRALTTLKRAGQKVQSFSLHYDASTLNLKQAIELLLEEIVAAVKSGVSMVVLSDANMEQSKLPIHAMLATGAVHHRLTKEGLRCDANIVVETGTARDSHHVAALIGYGATAVYPYLSYYILNRMINSGELRISTDDAYKNYQKGIDKGLLKILSKMGISTIASYRGAQLFEAIGLAEDVIEECFAGTASRIGGASFTDLEADQKVLAKSAWKARKPIEPGGLLKYVHGQEYHAFNPDVVKALQNAVQSGDYSAWRDYAALVNERPFATLRDMLKLKEVESIPLDDVEPMESIVRRFDSAAMSLGALSPEAHEALAEAMNTLGGRSNSGEGGEDSARFGTNKVSKIKQIASGRFGVTPHYLVNAEVLQIKVAQGAKPGEGGQLPGGKVNDLIARLRFSVPGVTLISPPPHHDIYSIEDLAQLIFDLKQVNPDALVSVKLVSRPGVGTIAAGVAKAYADLITISGYDGGTAASPLTSIRYAGSPWELGLSETHQTLRANDLRDKVRVQTDGGLKSGLDVIKAAILGAESFGFGTAPMVALGCKYLRICHLNNCATGVATQQDKLRKDHYIGTVEMAKNFFRFVAEEVREWMAKLGVRTMDELIGRVDLLEAIEGKTAKQRNIDLSPIVYTDEFLQTKPQFCTEPKNAPFDQGELAERMVAEVLPAIDAKSGGEFAFTVTNCDRSIGARISGEIAKRHGNQGMADKPIKLNLTGVAGQSFGVWNAGGLEMYLEGDANDYVGKGMAGGKLVIRPPKGSSFSSKDTSIMGNTCLYGATGGKLFASGRAGERCGVRNSGAHVVVEGAGDHCCEYMTGGVVTVLGETGLNFGAGMTGGFAYVLDESNTFVDKYNHELVEITRVNTETLEAHRNHLRGVIEEFVAETESEWGKTLLEKFNDYVGKFWLVKPKATNLDTLLNSVKKRGE; from the coding sequence ATGAGTACAGGTCTCTATCGGCTGGACGAGTTTAAAGATAACTGTGGATTTGGTTTGATCGCTCACCTTAAGGGCGACAAAAGCCATAAGTTATTGAAGACAGCAATCGAAGCCCTGACATGTATGACCCACCGTGGTGGTATTGCCGCTGACGGAAAAACGGGTGATGGCTGTGGCTTACTATTACAGAAGCCCGACGGCTTTTTGCGTGCAGTTGCTAAGCAGGATGCGAACATGGAGCTATCTGCCAGTTATGGTGTTGGCTCGATTATGCTTAACCGCGATGAAGAAAAAGCGGAAGCGGCAAAAAAGATTGTTGCTGAGGAGTTGGCGGCACAAGGTCTGACTGATATCGGCTGGCGGGAAGTTCCGACAGATTCGGCATGTCTAGGGCCCATCGCGCTTGAGTCATTACCTTATATTTATCATGTCTTTATCAATTCCGAAGGCTTAACCGATCAAGAGTTAAACGCCAAGCTCTTTGTCGCTCGTCGAAAATCAGAGATACGTTTAGCCAGTGACGATGCTTTTTATGTGGCAAGTTTAAGTAGTCAGGTGTTGTCCTACAAAGGCTTGATGATGCCGGTGGACCTCCCTCGCTTTTATGCCGATTTGGCTGATGAGCGGTTGGAAACAGCTATTTGTGTATTCCATCAACGTTTCTCGACCAACACTTTACCTAAGTGGCCGTTGGCTCAGCCTTTCCGTCTGTTAGCCCATAACGGTGAAATCAACACAATTATGGGCAACCGCAACTGGTCGGTTGCGCGTACCAAAAAGTTCCAGACAGACCTGCTTCCTAATTTGGAAGAAATTGTGCCTTTGGTTAATCGCACCGGGTCAGATTCTTCAAGCCTGGATAATATGCTTGAGTTGTTGCTTATTGGTGGTATGGATTTACACAGGGCAGCAAGAATGCTGGTTCCACCTGCCTGGCAAAATGTTGAGCAGATGGATCAAGACCTCAAAGCTTTTTATGAATATAACTCGATGCACATTGAGCCTTGGGATGGCCCTGCCGGCTTGGTGCTTACAGATGGTCGATATGCCGTATGTACCTTGGACCGCAATGGTTTGCGTCCCTCTCGTTGGGTTATTACCAAAGACGACATCATTACCGTTGCATCCGAGATTGGTGTATACGACTACAAGCCAGAAGATGTTGTGGCAAAAGGTCGTTTAGGGCCTGGGCAGATTTTATCGGTTGATACCGAAACCGGGACCCTTAGTCATACAAAAGATATCGACGAACAATTAAAAAATGGTCAGCCATATCAAGAATGGTTGTCGAAAAATGCCATCCGTATTGAATCCAAATTGGACAGTGATACTCCTGAAAATGGCATGAATGAAGCGGAAGTCAGCACCGCTATGAAAATGTACCAGGCCACATTTGAAGAGTGTGATCAGGTGTTGCGACCACTTGCAGAAGCCGGTCAGGAGGCCGTTGGCTCCATGGGCGATGACACTCCCATGGCTGTGCTTTCCGAAAAGCAGCGTTCTCCTTATGAGTATTTCCGTCAGCAGTTTGCCCAGGTAACCAACCCGCCGATCGATCCATTGCGAGAAGCCATCGTCATGTCATTGGAGACATGTATAGGCCGTGAGCTTTCAGTTTTCGATGAGACCGAAGAGCACGCAAACCGGGTAATTTTAACCAGTCCGGTGTTGTCCCCTGCCAAGTTCCGCGCTCTAACCACGCTTAAGCGTGCGGGACAAAAAGTGCAATCATTTAGTTTGCACTATGATGCAAGCACGCTGAACCTGAAGCAGGCGATCGAGCTGTTATTGGAAGAGATCGTTGCAGCCGTTAAGTCCGGTGTGAGTATGGTTGTTCTAAGCGATGCCAATATGGAGCAGAGTAAGCTTCCCATTCACGCAATGCTAGCGACGGGTGCAGTTCATCACCGCTTGACCAAAGAAGGTCTGCGTTGTGATGCCAATATTGTGGTTGAAACAGGGACTGCCCGAGATTCACATCATGTGGCCGCTCTGATTGGTTATGGCGCCACAGCGGTATACCCGTATCTCAGCTACTACATTCTGAATCGTATGATCAACTCTGGTGAGTTGCGTATCAGCACTGATGATGCCTACAAAAACTACCAGAAAGGTATCGATAAAGGCTTGTTGAAAATCCTGTCGAAGATGGGAATTTCAACCATCGCATCGTATCGTGGTGCGCAATTATTTGAAGCCATTGGCCTTGCAGAAGACGTAATCGAAGAGTGTTTTGCCGGTACTGCGAGCCGTATTGGCGGTGCTTCGTTTACCGATTTGGAAGCCGATCAAAAGGTGTTGGCAAAGTCTGCCTGGAAAGCGCGTAAGCCGATTGAGCCGGGTGGTTTGTTGAAATACGTTCACGGCCAGGAATACCATGCTTTTAACCCAGATGTCGTCAAAGCATTACAGAATGCGGTGCAATCTGGTGATTACTCCGCGTGGCGAGATTACGCTGCTTTAGTTAATGAGCGTCCATTTGCCACATTGCGCGATATGCTGAAGCTGAAAGAGGTTGAGTCTATCCCGCTTGACGATGTTGAACCCATGGAGTCGATTGTTCGACGTTTTGACTCTGCGGCAATGTCACTAGGTGCTTTGAGCCCGGAAGCTCACGAGGCGCTTGCTGAAGCCATGAACACCCTTGGAGGCCGTTCAAACAGCGGTGAAGGTGGTGAAGATTCTGCTCGTTTTGGTACAAACAAAGTATCCAAAATCAAGCAAATCGCATCCGGTCGTTTTGGTGTGACGCCACACTACCTGGTCAACGCAGAAGTTTTACAGATTAAGGTTGCTCAGGGTGCGAAGCCTGGTGAAGGTGGTCAGCTGCCTGGTGGTAAGGTAAATGATCTTATTGCTCGCCTGCGTTTCTCTGTTCCAGGCGTAACCCTTATTTCTCCTCCGCCACATCATGATATTTATTCCATTGAAGATTTGGCGCAGCTCATCTTCGATTTGAAGCAGGTAAACCCGGATGCACTCGTGTCTGTGAAGCTTGTTTCTCGCCCTGGCGTGGGTACTATCGCTGCGGGCGTAGCGAAAGCCTATGCTGACTTGATCACCATATCTGGTTATGACGGTGGTACCGCTGCAAGTCCTCTTACTTCGATTCGTTATGCAGGGTCTCCTTGGGAGTTGGGATTATCGGAAACCCATCAGACTCTGCGTGCCAACGACTTGCGTGACAAGGTTCGAGTGCAAACGGATGGTGGTTTAAAGTCTGGTTTGGACGTGATTAAAGCTGCCATTCTTGGTGCCGAAAGTTTTGGTTTTGGCACTGCACCAATGGTTGCATTAGGTTGTAAGTACTTACGTATCTGTCATTTGAACAACTGTGCGACGGGCGTGGCGACTCAGCAAGACAAGTTGCGTAAGGATCACTATATAGGCACCGTGGAAATGGCGAAGAATTTCTTCCGCTTTGTTGCTGAAGAAGTGCGTGAGTGGATGGCCAAGCTCGGTGTTCGCACTATGGACGAGCTTATCGGTCGAGTTGATTTGCTAGAAGCTATTGAAGGCAAAACCGCTAAGCAGCGCAATATTGATTTGAGCCCGATTGTATATACAGATGAGTTTCTACAGACAAAACCTCAGTTCTGTACAGAACCGAAAAACGCGCCTTTCGATCAGGGTGAATTGGCTGAACGGATGGTTGCTGAAGTTTTACCGGCAATTGATGCGAAGTCTGGTGGTGAATTTGCGTTTACTGTTACCAACTGCGATCGCTCAATCGGTGCTCGCATTTCCGGTGAAATCGCTAAGCGTCATGGCAACCAAGGTATGGCGGACAAGCCAATTAAGTTGAATTTGACAGGTGTTGCTGGCCAAAGCTTTGGTGTTTGGAATGCCGGTGGCTTGGAAATGTATTTAGAAGGGGATGCTAACGATTACGTTGGTAAAGGTATGGCTGGCGGTAAATTAGTAATTCGCCCACCCAAAGGTTCCTCTTTCTCCAGTAAAGACACAAGCATTATGGGTAACACCTGCTTGTATGGTGCGACAGGCGGTAAGTTATTCGCTTCTGGTCGTGCTGGTGAGCGCTGTGGTGTTCGTAACTCTGGTGCCCATGTTGTTGTTGAAGGTGCTGGGGATCACTGTTGTGAGTACATGACTGGTGGTGTGGTAACGGTGCTGGGTGAAACCGGTCTTAACTTCGGTGCAGGTATGACAGGTGGTTTTGCATACGTTCTAGATGAGAGCAATACCTTTGTCGACAAGTACAACCATGAATTGGTGGAGATTACTCGAGTCAATACTGAAACCCTTGAGGCGCATCGGAACCATCTGCGTGGTGTTATCGAAGAGTTTGTTGCGGAAACAGAAAGCGAGTGGGGTAAGACCCTTCTTGAGAAATTCAATGATTACGTTGGTAAGTTCTGGTTGGTTAAGCCTAAGGCGACAAATCTGGATACTTTATTAAACAGCGTAAAAAAGCGCGGTGAGTAA
- a CDS encoding AAA family ATPase: MNDTYSALAPYVATPERQGLLNQLIHLAQFGDSLSVVQGVSGAGKTVIAHQLSSMLREQMGDLPSVHLVSLDKDDEEDIRSSLFKIATVFGLPIASAGNKTAGELLSEIRHYCQALIAEQKLSILIVDNAQSLAKDALGALLSLLQGNQNTGFGLHLIFFSRPGFIQEIDDLQLHDVSAYDFDVPNISSSELDEFLSVVFAQEDFSDEFVKSIWAQSKGNPGTIISLIGKSIEVKEPPEVRKPMMNTRGLPVAHIVALSLLLGVLIWALIARDSGEEAVSIVVDSGIDKKTQKVELPEQTDEVEVAAGAENDYSALEGASPFAPDDSVVETAVSDKSDELVENGGYENDAVLDVDLNESEFGVGESEVEDEAESVNFSQSSGLNPAVISVDDEIDEISIAAGVEEIDEQPSKEEQVKEGAQELRESEEVSSSLFDESQDKALSSDASYLMDQPPTYYTLQVLAASKKESLQDYIAKQPNKKDLYLYEGVREGKSWYVVVCGVYPSSKEAQKARDRLPAEQKKAGPWPRSLKSIQQEIAANSSK; the protein is encoded by the coding sequence ATGAACGATACATATAGCGCACTCGCTCCTTATGTCGCGACTCCAGAGCGTCAGGGGTTATTAAATCAACTTATTCACCTTGCGCAATTTGGTGATAGTCTTTCCGTTGTGCAGGGTGTCTCGGGTGCAGGTAAAACTGTCATCGCCCATCAACTGTCGTCCATGTTGCGAGAGCAAATGGGAGACCTTCCTTCCGTACATTTAGTGAGTCTAGACAAGGATGACGAAGAGGATATCCGGTCTTCGTTATTCAAGATCGCAACGGTGTTTGGTTTACCTATAGCAAGTGCTGGTAATAAAACTGCGGGGGAGCTACTTAGCGAGATTAGGCACTATTGCCAGGCGTTAATTGCCGAGCAAAAGCTTTCCATCTTAATTGTTGATAATGCTCAATCGCTTGCAAAGGATGCTTTGGGAGCATTGCTGAGTTTATTGCAAGGTAACCAAAACACCGGATTTGGCTTGCATCTGATTTTTTTCTCGCGTCCGGGGTTTATTCAGGAAATAGATGACCTGCAACTGCATGATGTCTCTGCGTATGATTTTGATGTGCCAAATATTTCTTCCTCCGAGCTGGATGAGTTCCTTTCCGTGGTATTTGCTCAAGAAGATTTTTCCGACGAGTTTGTTAAAAGTATATGGGCTCAGTCCAAAGGTAATCCTGGCACTATCATTAGTCTGATTGGCAAATCGATTGAGGTTAAAGAGCCGCCTGAGGTTCGAAAACCGATGATGAATACCCGCGGTTTACCTGTGGCCCATATTGTTGCTCTCTCCTTGTTATTAGGCGTTCTTATCTGGGCTCTTATTGCTCGCGATTCCGGGGAAGAAGCTGTGTCTATCGTCGTTGATAGTGGGATAGATAAAAAGACGCAAAAAGTTGAATTGCCAGAACAGACCGATGAAGTGGAGGTTGCTGCAGGGGCTGAAAATGATTATTCCGCATTAGAGGGTGCTTCTCCATTTGCCCCTGATGATTCTGTCGTCGAAACAGCGGTCTCTGATAAGAGTGACGAACTAGTTGAAAATGGTGGTTACGAAAACGATGCGGTACTTGATGTTGACTTGAACGAAAGTGAGTTCGGGGTAGGTGAGTCAGAAGTAGAAGATGAGGCTGAAAGTGTGAACTTTTCGCAAAGTTCTGGTTTAAATCCAGCCGTTATTTCTGTCGACGACGAGATTGATGAAATTTCAATTGCTGCAGGAGTTGAGGAGATTGATGAGCAGCCTTCAAAAGAGGAGCAGGTCAAGGAAGGTGCTCAAGAGTTGAGAGAATCCGAGGAAGTATCCAGCTCGCTGTTCGACGAATCTCAAGATAAGGCTCTTAGTAGCGATGCGAGCTATTTAATGGATCAGCCTCCAACTTACTATACGCTTCAGGTATTGGCCGCAAGCAAAAAAGAATCCTTACAAGACTACATTGCCAAGCAACCCAATAAGAAGGATCTTTACCTCTATGAGGGGGTAAGAGAAGGGAAGAGTTGGTACGTTGTGGTTTGTGGTGTGTATCCCAGCAGCAAAGAAGCTCAAAAAGCCAGAGATCGACTTCCTGCGGAGCAGAAAAAAGCCGGTCCCTGGCCGAGATCTCTGAAATCAATTCAGCAGGAGATCGCTGCAAATAGCAGCAAATAG
- the aroB gene encoding 3-dehydroquinate synthase: MRKLEVDLGDRSYPIFIASGLLADPDKLVPYIYGAQVMIVTNETVAPLYLEQVKSSLKGFSKIDAVVLPDGEEYKTLEVLSQIYTALLESRHNRKTTIIALGGGVIGDMSGYAAASYQRGVDFIQIPTTLLSQVDSSVGGKTGVNHPLGKNMIGAFHQPNAVIIDIDALKTLPARELSAGLAEVIKYGLIADAEFFVWLEENMSRLLALDEKALAYAIEVSCATKAKVVAQDEKESGIRAILNLGHTFGHAIEAHQGYGRWLHGEAVGAGMVMACDLSARQGWISYELYYRARKLIQAANLPVEAPGNMTPEVFMEYMAVDKKVLNGGLRLVLLKGLGDAVVTEGFERELLLETLKGEPLK, encoded by the coding sequence ATGCGAAAGCTTGAAGTCGATCTAGGCGATCGAAGTTATCCAATTTTTATAGCTTCTGGTCTGTTGGCAGATCCAGATAAGTTGGTGCCTTATATCTATGGCGCACAGGTCATGATTGTTACCAATGAAACGGTTGCGCCATTGTATCTTGAGCAAGTTAAGTCCTCTCTAAAAGGTTTTTCCAAGATTGACGCCGTCGTGTTGCCGGATGGTGAAGAGTACAAAACGCTGGAAGTGCTGAGTCAGATTTATACCGCGTTGCTTGAATCTCGGCATAACCGAAAAACAACCATTATTGCTCTTGGTGGTGGGGTGATTGGTGATATGTCGGGGTATGCCGCTGCCTCTTATCAGAGGGGAGTGGATTTCATTCAAATCCCAACAACCTTGCTTTCTCAGGTTGATTCTTCCGTTGGTGGTAAGACAGGGGTTAATCACCCGCTGGGTAAGAACATGATAGGTGCATTCCATCAGCCGAATGCTGTAATTATTGATATTGACGCATTAAAAACCTTGCCTGCTCGGGAGCTTTCCGCAGGGCTGGCCGAGGTGATTAAGTATGGTTTGATAGCCGACGCAGAATTCTTTGTCTGGTTGGAAGAAAATATGTCCAGGTTGTTGGCGTTGGATGAGAAGGCCCTGGCCTACGCCATCGAGGTTTCCTGCGCAACCAAAGCCAAAGTTGTCGCGCAAGATGAAAAAGAGTCGGGTATTCGGGCAATACTTAATCTGGGGCACACATTTGGCCATGCGATAGAGGCCCATCAAGGCTATGGGCGATGGTTGCATGGCGAAGCTGTCGGAGCCGGTATGGTTATGGCTTGTGATTTGTCAGCAAGACAAGGCTGGATTTCCTACGAACTGTATTATCGGGCGAGGAAGCTGATTCAGGCTGCTAATTTGCCGGTTGAAGCACCAGGAAATATGACTCCTGAGGTTTTTATGGAGTATATGGCTGTAGACAAAAAAGTGCTTAACGGCGGCTTGCGTCTGGTGTTACTTAAAGGCTTGGGCGACGCAGTTGTTACTGAGGGGTTTGAGCGAGAACTCTTACTTGAAACGCTTAAGGGTGAACCTCTGAAATAA
- a CDS encoding shikimate kinase, with the protein MSSSLVLIGPMGAGKSTIGKMLSSRLGYTFFDTDHIIEDRTGADIPWIFDVEGESGFRDRESAVLEEILQESNSVIATGGGIIVREKNLKLLQNFSPVFYLSATVDQLVERTHKDKKRPLLQVDDPKSKIQELYAARDPLYRKVADHIVTTDSRGPKHVVQTIMNLL; encoded by the coding sequence GTGAGTAGTAGTCTTGTTCTTATCGGCCCCATGGGGGCCGGTAAATCCACTATTGGTAAGATGTTATCCTCTCGTTTAGGATATACCTTTTTTGATACCGACCATATTATCGAGGATAGAACCGGGGCAGATATTCCCTGGATCTTTGATGTGGAGGGCGAGAGCGGATTTCGTGATAGGGAATCTGCAGTGTTGGAAGAAATACTGCAGGAATCAAATTCAGTTATTGCAACTGGTGGGGGTATTATTGTCCGCGAGAAAAACCTAAAGCTTTTGCAAAATTTTTCTCCGGTGTTTTACTTATCTGCGACAGTGGACCAGTTGGTAGAGCGCACCCATAAAGATAAAAAGCGCCCCCTTCTTCAAGTGGATGATCCCAAGTCAAAAATACAGGAACTCTATGCCGCTAGAGATCCTCTTTATCGTAAGGTTGCTGACCATATCGTGACGACGGATAGCCGTGGCCCGAAACATGTGGTTCAGACTATTATGAATTTGCTCTAG